Sequence from the Saccharopolyspora pogona genome:
AAGGTCGGCATCTCGGTATCGGACATCTCCGCCGGGATGTACGCCTACAGCTCGATCCTCGCGGCGCTGCTGGAACGCGCGAACACCGGCAAGGGCGCGCACATCGACGTCTCGATGCTGGAATCCACTGTGGAGTGGATGGGGTTCCCGCTCTACTACACCTACGACGGCGCCGAGCCGCCGCCGCGCGCAGGTGCGGCGCACGCGACGATCTACCCGTACGGCCCGTTCACCGCGGGCGACGGCAAGGTCATCATGATGAGCATCCAGAACGAGCGGGAATGGCGGGCGTTCTGCGACCGGTTCCTGGGAAAGCCGGGGCTCGCCGAACACCCCGACTACGCGGGCAACGCCAACCGCAACGCCAACCGCGAGGAGTTGGGCCGGATCATCGCCGCCCGCTTCGCTGCCCTGACCGGCGACGAAGCAACCGCGCTGCTGACCTCCGTGCCGGTCGCCTGCGCCCGCGTCAACACCCTCGCCGACGTGTGGAAACACCCGCAGCTGGCGGCGCGCGGCCGGTGGCACGAGGTGCAGACGCCGCGCGGCCCGGTGCCCGCCTTGGCACCTCCCGGGCCGGTCAACCCCAAACCGCGGATGGATCCGATCCCGGACGTCGGCGAGCACACCAGGAAGATCCTGGCGGAGCTCGGCCGCGGAGAGTCCGATGTGGACGATTTGATTCGTGACGGAGTGGTGTGATGCGGAACGCGGTCACCTGGCTGTTCGTGCCGGGCTCACGTCCTGAGCGGTTCGCCAAGGCCGCCGGGGCGGGCGCCGATGTCGTCATCGTCGACCTGGAGGACGCCGTCCCGGCGGATGCCAAGGCCGCGGCACGGAAGAACCTGCGCTCCGCGTGGCCGATCGGCTCCAGCGTGGCGGTGCGCATCAACGGGCGCAGCAGCCCGGAGTTCGACGCCGACGTGGCGCTCTGCCGGGAACTCGACCCTGCCGCCGTCGTCCTGCCGAAGACCGAAAGCGCGCAGGACGTCGAGGTAACCGCCGAAGCCACCGGAAGCCCGGTGCTCGGCCTCGTCGAAACGGCGCGCGGATTCATCAACCTCGGCGAGATCTGCGCTGCCCCGGGGCTCGTCAGGCTGGTGTTCGGCAGCATCGACCTGGCCCTGGACCTCGGCGTCACGGCCGACGCGGCGTTGGACACGTCGCGCAGCGACCTGGTCCGGTGGTCCGCGGCGTGCGGGCTGCCCGCGCCGCTCGACGGTGTCACACCGTCGATCAACGACACCGAAGCCATCGAACGGGATTCGCGCCGCGCCAAGGAGTGGGGTTTCGGCGGGAAGCTGTGCATCCACCCCGCGCAGCTGCCGGTCGTCCGCGACGCCATGCGACCGAGCCCCGAGGAGGTCGCGTGGGCCCGACGCGTGGCCGAAGCGGACGAGCAGGCGCTCGGAGCTGCGGTGTCGCTGGACGGTGCGATGATTGACCGGCCCGTGGTCGAACGCGCACGGCGGTTGCTGCGGGCGGCGGAATAGGGTCGCGTCGAGCGGCGCGGTGGTTTGGCGATTTCGCGCGGAACCGGCGTCCCCCGCGCCCACCAAACGACGTTTTCGCGCGAAACCGGCGTCTCCGAACGCTCCGGACGATGCGTGATCGAATCCGGCTCGAGGTTCGTGGACGAGGCGCTTGAACGGGGGCCAACGTGGACATCGCCCACCTGCGCGACTTCATCACCGTCGTCGACTCCGG
This genomic interval carries:
- a CDS encoding CaiB/BaiF CoA transferase family protein yields the protein MQPLRGVTVVALEQAIAAPYATRQLADLGARVIKVERPGAGDFARQYDSRVNGLSSHFVWVNRSKESLTLDIKDPRGMAVLRQLLGTADVFIQNLAPGAAARMGLGAEELQADNPGLVVCDISGYGRGGPYESMKAYDLMVQSEAGLLSVTGSGDDMAKVGISVSDISAGMYAYSSILAALLERANTGKGAHIDVSMLESTVEWMGFPLYYTYDGAEPPPRAGAAHATIYPYGPFTAGDGKVIMMSIQNEREWRAFCDRFLGKPGLAEHPDYAGNANRNANREELGRIIAARFAALTGDEATALLTSVPVACARVNTLADVWKHPQLAARGRWHEVQTPRGPVPALAPPGPVNPKPRMDPIPDVGEHTRKILAELGRGESDVDDLIRDGVV
- a CDS encoding HpcH/HpaI aldolase/citrate lyase family protein; protein product: MRNAVTWLFVPGSRPERFAKAAGAGADVVIVDLEDAVPADAKAAARKNLRSAWPIGSSVAVRINGRSSPEFDADVALCRELDPAAVVLPKTESAQDVEVTAEATGSPVLGLVETARGFINLGEICAAPGLVRLVFGSIDLALDLGVTADAALDTSRSDLVRWSAACGLPAPLDGVTPSINDTEAIERDSRRAKEWGFGGKLCIHPAQLPVVRDAMRPSPEEVAWARRVAEADEQALGAAVSLDGAMIDRPVVERARRLLRAAE